The following coding sequences are from one Patescibacteria group bacterium window:
- a CDS encoding phosphodiester glycosidase family protein has protein sequence MKQRMLGFIVLGFLLGIVSMPQLSFAASDRIVHSNSSWRKYTDLVTSRGKFTVQVVAVNLQNPKLRIATLTNTKGDCKDNCPVAPLIKYVQRLQGFAGINGTYFCPADYAACRNQDGSYFWMVYNSIHGTFVNQTQNKFNHGPLLAFDTENHWHFWREAKDWPGLAGFEAQYDTRLTALISNGPALVINKQVVVTASELDSKQRTVKSARSAIALKGRNIYFLVGSSATVLDMGAIAAAFNMEYAINLDGGGSSALVFDNQYRVGPGRNIPNAIVLTENPVR, from the coding sequence ATGAAACAACGAATGCTTGGTTTTATTGTGTTAGGATTTTTGCTTGGTATTGTGAGCATGCCGCAGCTGAGTTTTGCAGCGTCCGATCGCATCGTGCATTCCAATTCTTCTTGGCGAAAGTATACTGACCTCGTTACCTCCCGTGGCAAGTTTACGGTCCAGGTGGTTGCCGTCAATTTGCAGAACCCAAAACTTCGGATCGCCACCCTGACGAATACGAAAGGGGACTGCAAAGACAACTGTCCGGTAGCCCCGCTCATCAAGTACGTCCAACGGCTCCAAGGTTTTGCAGGTATTAACGGCACGTACTTCTGTCCAGCAGACTACGCCGCTTGCCGGAATCAAGACGGTTCCTACTTTTGGATGGTCTACAATTCCATTCACGGGACCTTTGTGAACCAAACCCAGAATAAATTTAACCATGGTCCGTTACTCGCTTTTGATACCGAGAACCACTGGCACTTCTGGCGGGAAGCGAAAGACTGGCCCGGGCTAGCCGGGTTTGAAGCGCAGTACGATACCAGGTTGACGGCGCTCATCTCCAATGGCCCTGCATTGGTCATCAATAAGCAGGTAGTAGTGACTGCAAGTGAATTAGATAGTAAGCAGCGCACAGTGAAGAGCGCACGAAGTGCTATCGCTTTGAAAGGTCGCAACATTTACTTCTTGGTTGGCAGCAGCGCGACAGTCCTGGACATGGGTGCCATTGCTGCTGCGTTCAATATGGAGTACGCCATAAACCTGGACGGCGGCGGTTCATCCGCCTTGGTCTTTGATAACCAGTACCGCGTGGGACCGGGGCGAAATATCCCGAATGCCATTGTGCTGACGGAAAATCCTGTCCGCTAA
- a CDS encoding Rrf2 family transcriptional regulator produces the protein MALFSTRTDYALVLLTALAREDGFASLRVIAKRHRLPYRYVSRLAGSLKRAKILKSREGVLGGYALARPAKSIRVAEIIELFEGNFGPVRCIHSPGSCPLAKECTLKPHWKAMHQQLIATLQKYTIADFA, from the coding sequence ATGGCGCTTTTTTCTACCCGAACTGACTACGCACTAGTGCTCCTCACTGCATTGGCACGCGAGGACGGTTTTGCGTCCCTGCGGGTGATTGCCAAACGGCATCGCTTACCCTACCGCTACGTCAGCCGATTAGCTGGGTCTTTGAAGCGGGCAAAAATTTTGAAAAGTCGGGAAGGGGTGTTGGGTGGGTACGCCCTGGCCAGGCCAGCCAAGAGTATTCGGGTAGCGGAAATTATTGAGCTCTTTGAAGGAAATTTTGGTCCTGTCCGGTGCATTCACTCGCCCGGTTCGTGTCCATTGGCCAAGGAGTGCACGTTGAAGCCACACTGGAAAGCAATGCACCAGCAGCTGATTGCCACGCTGCAGAAGTACACCATCGCGGATTTCGCCTAG
- the sufC gene encoding Fe-S cluster assembly ATPase SufC has protein sequence MALVVTKLRAGVEGREILRDLSLTIPSGEVHALMGPNGSGKSTLANVLMGHPGYTQAGGIIALDGVLLQELSAEERAKAGLFLSFQYPVEIPGVSFLHLLRTAYAALHGEGMSAVELRKRAEAAMEALGMPAAFLKRSVNEGFSGGEKKRAEIVQLAVLQPKYAILDETDSGLDVDALRTVAAGVEKLRGSMGVLVITHYSRILTHLKPDAVHVMADGQIVQSGGPDLAQTIEREGYEKYVPKT, from the coding sequence ATGGCGCTCGTCGTCACCAAACTCCGTGCCGGGGTGGAGGGTCGGGAGATTCTCCGCGATTTGTCGTTGACCATTCCCAGCGGGGAAGTGCACGCGCTCATGGGTCCTAATGGTTCTGGCAAATCGACCCTGGCAAATGTGCTCATGGGTCACCCAGGCTACACCCAAGCCGGCGGTATCATTGCGCTGGATGGAGTGTTACTCCAGGAGCTGAGCGCCGAAGAGCGTGCCAAGGCCGGACTTTTCCTCTCCTTTCAATACCCAGTAGAAATTCCGGGGGTGTCGTTTCTGCATTTGCTCCGTACAGCGTACGCTGCTTTGCATGGGGAAGGGATGTCAGCGGTGGAATTGCGGAAGCGAGCAGAAGCAGCCATGGAAGCCCTGGGTATGCCCGCGGCATTTTTGAAGCGGAGTGTGAACGAAGGTTTTTCGGGTGGAGAGAAGAAGCGCGCGGAAATTGTGCAGCTGGCTGTGCTGCAACCCAAGTACGCAATTTTAGACGAAACTGACTCTGGTCTGGATGTGGATGCTTTACGGACGGTGGCCGCCGGAGTAGAAAAGTTACGGGGGAGCATGGGGGTCTTGGTCATCACCCACTACTCCCGCATTTTGACGCACCTGAAACCCGACGCAGTGCACGTGATGGCGGACGGGCAGATTGTCCAAAGTGGCGGACCAGACCTGGCGCAGACCATTGAGCGGGAGGGGTATGAAAAGTACGTGCCCAAGACCTAA
- the sufB gene encoding Fe-S cluster assembly protein SufB codes for MSTAPTFTDVASQQLAPNATDKYTYLSEPGLSIRTVEAISHLKNEPAWMLEIRKRALATFNAKNLPAWGGHLADLDFQAIHYYMRPTDGVVGKWADVPADIRKTYQALGIPQAEQKYLAGVMAQYESEAVYHSLRTNLSEKGVIFLDMDTALREHPDIVRQYFGTVVPAGDNKFSALNTAVWSGGSFVYIPKGVKVDIPLQAYFRINAERVGQFERTLIIAEEGSSVHYVEGCTAPVYAADSLHSAVVEIIVKRGARVRYTTVQNWSKNVYNLVTKRAFAYEEATMEWIDGNLGSKLTMKYPSIYLLGEGAKGDVLSIAFAADGQHQDAGGKAIHGAPNTSSTIISKSIAKGKGRTSYRGMIRVPVGMRGCKSSVVCDALLLDEHSRSDTYPTMDIRESDTAISHEASVGKIGEEQLFYLQSRGIPENVGRSLIVQGFIEPIAKELPLEYAVELNRLIQMEMDGSVG; via the coding sequence ATGAGTACCGCGCCAACCTTTACCGACGTCGCTAGCCAGCAACTGGCGCCCAACGCGACTGACAAGTACACGTACCTTAGCGAACCCGGCCTGTCCATACGGACTGTGGAGGCGATTTCCCATTTGAAAAATGAACCCGCCTGGATGCTGGAGATTCGGAAGCGCGCCTTGGCGACGTTCAACGCAAAAAACCTTCCCGCCTGGGGTGGACACTTAGCCGATTTAGATTTTCAAGCCATCCACTACTACATGCGGCCAACAGATGGGGTAGTGGGGAAGTGGGCCGACGTCCCCGCAGACATTCGGAAAACCTACCAAGCGCTAGGCATTCCCCAAGCGGAGCAGAAGTACTTAGCCGGGGTGATGGCGCAGTATGAGTCCGAAGCCGTGTACCACTCTTTGCGAACAAACCTTTCGGAAAAAGGTGTCATCTTTTTGGACATGGATACTGCGCTACGTGAACATCCGGACATTGTCCGGCAGTACTTTGGGACGGTGGTCCCGGCGGGGGATAACAAGTTTTCCGCTTTGAACACTGCCGTGTGGAGCGGCGGCAGTTTTGTCTACATACCCAAAGGTGTGAAGGTAGATATTCCACTGCAAGCGTACTTCCGCATCAATGCAGAGCGGGTTGGGCAGTTCGAGCGTACGTTGATTATTGCGGAGGAGGGGAGTTCGGTGCACTACGTGGAGGGTTGCACTGCACCGGTGTACGCTGCGGACAGTTTGCATAGCGCAGTGGTGGAAATTATTGTGAAACGGGGCGCACGCGTGCGATATACCACGGTGCAGAACTGGTCCAAGAATGTGTACAACCTGGTCACCAAGCGCGCCTTTGCGTACGAAGAGGCGACCATGGAATGGATTGATGGCAACCTGGGCTCCAAGCTCACCATGAAGTACCCCAGTATTTACTTGCTTGGCGAAGGTGCCAAAGGAGACGTTCTCTCTATTGCTTTTGCCGCTGATGGGCAGCATCAAGACGCTGGCGGGAAAGCTATCCATGGCGCACCAAATACCAGCTCCACCATCATTTCCAAATCCATTGCAAAAGGCAAAGGCCGCACCAGCTACCGCGGCATGATTCGCGTCCCCGTCGGCATGCGCGGGTGCAAATCTTCTGTGGTGTGCGATGCTTTGCTTTTGGATGAGCATTCTCGATCTGACACTTACCCAACCATGGATATTCGAGAATCGGACACGGCAATTTCGCACGAAGCCAGTGTGGGGAAGATTGGCGAAGAGCAACTCTTCTACTTACAATCCCGAGGCATTCCGGAAAATGTTGGACGGAGTTTGATTGTCCAAGGGTTCATTGAACCCATTGCCAAGGAACTTCCCCTGGAGTACGCCGTGGAACTTAATCGGCTTATCCAGATGGAGATGGATGGGAGTGTTGGTTAG
- a CDS encoding SufD family Fe-S cluster assembly protein: MSDTLLIKAGESISRIVPLVAGEKVLTIVVAESAALVLSLPGAVANGETAKWRIEAKVGKDAQLHCITSLLHGAAVEVEIVIHLMQPGAAAKVTAMAHCREMETQVFNVTMHHQAPHTTGDIAIRGVAEGKSKATFSGLIKIDPVAQQTKSYFRDDVLLLDQAFARSLPTLEIEANDVRASHGSTTSRINADQLFYLQSRGLDVLTARRMIVNGFVAPVLQRVPEAFCTPFQVVTEIGI, translated from the coding sequence ATGTCAGATACCCTACTCATCAAAGCAGGAGAAAGCATTTCCCGCATTGTGCCGCTGGTGGCGGGGGAAAAAGTTTTGACCATTGTGGTCGCCGAAAGTGCCGCCTTGGTACTCTCTCTACCAGGTGCAGTGGCAAATGGTGAAACGGCAAAGTGGCGCATTGAAGCGAAGGTTGGGAAGGACGCACAGCTCCACTGCATCACCTCACTTCTCCACGGCGCGGCAGTTGAAGTGGAAATCGTTATTCACCTCATGCAACCAGGAGCCGCTGCAAAAGTCACGGCTATGGCGCACTGCCGAGAAATGGAAACGCAAGTGTTCAATGTAACCATGCACCACCAGGCGCCGCACACCACCGGTGACATTGCCATTCGGGGGGTGGCCGAAGGGAAATCCAAAGCTACATTTTCTGGTTTAATAAAAATTGATCCAGTGGCGCAGCAGACCAAAAGCTACTTTCGGGATGATGTATTACTTTTGGATCAAGCGTTTGCTCGGTCACTTCCAACCTTGGAAATTGAAGCCAACGACGTGCGCGCCTCGCATGGATCCACCACCAGCCGGATCAATGCGGACCAACTTTTCTACTTGCAAAGCCGAGGGTTGGATGTGCTAACGGCTCGGCGGATGATCGTCAACGGCTTTGTGGCGCCAGTGCTGCAGCGCGTGCCAGAGGCTTTTTGCACGCCTTTTCAGGTGGTGACTGAAATTGGAATATAA
- a CDS encoding cytochrome, whose protein sequence is MQKPIIGIMGPGRSATQEEQADAHALGTIVAELGCILLTGGVAHGVMDAACKGARERGGMTIGILPHKLPSETHPISEYVDIPIITTFGEGRNLINAFSCKVILVVGMCPGTASEVCFAIKAGVPVILLRPTDEALNFFQKILKGTVRTARTPRDARAALQIELS, encoded by the coding sequence ATGCAAAAACCGATCATTGGAATTATGGGACCTGGAAGGAGCGCGACGCAAGAAGAGCAAGCTGACGCACATGCGCTAGGCACAATTGTTGCTGAACTCGGGTGCATCCTCCTCACCGGTGGAGTGGCGCACGGGGTTATGGATGCTGCCTGCAAGGGTGCACGAGAAAGAGGTGGGATGACGATTGGCATCTTACCCCATAAACTCCCTTCAGAAACGCATCCCATTTCAGAGTACGTTGACATCCCCATCATCACGACTTTTGGCGAAGGGCGTAACCTCATCAACGCCTTTTCCTGCAAGGTCATCTTGGTGGTCGGCATGTGCCCAGGCACGGCTTCAGAGGTGTGCTTCGCAATAAAGGCTGGTGTACCAGTCATTTTGCTTAGGCCTACCGACGAAGCTCTCAACTTCTTCCAAAAAATACTCAAGGGCACCGTCCGTACTGCAAGAACCCCGCGTGACGCACGAGCCGCGTTGCAAATAGAACTCTCGTAA
- a CDS encoding ATP-binding protein: MGVPKSLAAHALVLGEMPEPAVRPTYATITQWHWHLPSAPQRIAEIVEQVEATLQKLPFDTWAMSDFVIAVSELIQNAFLHAPANTETQIEVSVLYVPTVGVFVGVSDALGPVPPEVFTQDLQTMDRMAEHGRGFPIMRTFSSLLFYNPHGEWKEIILGLAQT; encoded by the coding sequence ATGGGAGTCCCAAAATCTCTTGCAGCACACGCGCTTGTCCTGGGGGAAATGCCTGAGCCCGCGGTTCGGCCAACGTATGCCACAATCACGCAGTGGCACTGGCACCTGCCGTCAGCTCCTCAGCGCATTGCAGAGATCGTCGAACAAGTGGAAGCAACCCTGCAGAAGTTGCCTTTTGACACTTGGGCGATGAGCGATTTTGTCATCGCGGTTTCTGAACTCATTCAAAATGCTTTTCTGCACGCACCCGCGAATACGGAAACGCAGATTGAGGTGAGCGTGCTGTACGTCCCTACCGTTGGGGTGTTTGTGGGAGTCAGTGACGCGCTGGGCCCGGTTCCCCCAGAGGTCTTCACCCAGGATTTGCAGACGATGGATAGGATGGCAGAGCACGGCCGTGGCTTCCCCATCATGCGTACCTTTTCCTCGCTCCTGTTTTATAACCCGCACGGAGAGTGGAAGGAAATTATTTTAGGCCTTGCGCAAACGTAA
- a CDS encoding cysteine desulfurase, producing MSDLTALHQDFPILSRVINGKPLVYLDSAATSQRPEAVLKAMDDLQRHHNANVHRGIYQLSEEATALYEGSRERIAKFINAKSTQEIIFTRNATESINLVALSWARQNLKTGDEVLTTEMEHHSNIVPWQMLAKEQGIVLKFLPALPEAGILDMASLDSLLSAKTKLVCVGHMSNLLGTVNPIKEIVQKAHAVGAKVLVDGCQSAPHMPVDVQDLGCDFYAFSGHKMLGPSGIGVLWARQEIMEKTEPILGGGDMIKEVTKEASTWNDLPWKFEAGTPNIVGVVGLGAAVDYLTEIGMQNVWQHEQDIAAYVLPKLTAIAGVRLFGISQPDPNRGAAFSIWIDGMHPHDIASIFDERGIAIRAGHMCAQPMLARLGKPAAARASFYLYNTKEEADAYLNAIEDAKKVFGM from the coding sequence ATGTCTGATCTTACTGCACTTCACCAAGATTTTCCCATCCTTTCCCGTGTCATCAACGGCAAGCCTTTGGTCTACTTGGATTCCGCCGCAACCTCGCAGCGGCCAGAAGCTGTGCTGAAGGCAATGGACGATCTGCAGCGCCACCACAACGCCAACGTGCACCGCGGCATTTACCAACTTTCCGAAGAAGCCACGGCTTTGTACGAAGGCAGCCGGGAGCGGATTGCCAAGTTCATCAACGCCAAGAGCACGCAGGAAATAATCTTCACCCGAAATGCCACCGAATCCATCAACTTGGTGGCCTTAAGCTGGGCACGCCAAAACCTAAAGACTGGGGATGAAGTGCTGACCACGGAAATGGAACACCACTCCAACATCGTGCCCTGGCAAATGCTGGCCAAGGAGCAGGGGATTGTTCTCAAATTTTTGCCAGCATTACCTGAGGCAGGAATTTTGGATATGGCCAGCCTGGATAGCCTACTCTCAGCAAAAACCAAGCTCGTCTGCGTTGGGCACATGTCAAACTTGCTGGGCACCGTCAATCCAATTAAAGAAATTGTGCAAAAGGCGCATGCCGTGGGCGCGAAAGTTTTGGTGGATGGTTGCCAGTCTGCGCCGCACATGCCCGTGGATGTCCAAGATCTTGGTTGTGATTTTTATGCGTTCTCCGGGCATAAAATGCTGGGCCCTTCTGGCATTGGCGTGCTGTGGGCACGGCAGGAAATAATGGAAAAGACGGAGCCAATTTTGGGCGGCGGGGACATGATTAAAGAAGTGACGAAAGAAGCGTCCACGTGGAATGATTTACCTTGGAAATTTGAAGCCGGGACACCGAACATTGTGGGCGTAGTGGGATTAGGCGCGGCTGTGGATTACCTTACGGAAATCGGTATGCAAAATGTTTGGCAGCATGAGCAGGACATAGCTGCGTACGTTTTACCGAAGCTTACGGCCATTGCCGGCGTTCGATTATTTGGCATTTCGCAACCAGACCCAAATCGCGGTGCTGCATTTTCTATTTGGATTGACGGCATGCACCCGCACGACATTGCCAGCATTTTTGACGAGCGGGGGATTGCCATCCGCGCCGGCCACATGTGCGCCCAACCCATGCTCGCCCGCTTGGGCAAACCCGCAGCAGCCCGGGCAAGTTTCTACCTGTACAACACCAAGGAAGAGGCTGATGCGTACTTGAACGCTATTGAAGATGCGAAGAAGGTGTTTGGAATGTAG
- a CDS encoding iron-sulfur cluster assembly scaffold protein, with translation MYDSLLLDHYHHPRNTGKIDPADAQHREPNPLCGDVIEVFLKFDADGKVLEVKWTGEGCAVSQASMSVVSDTLVGKTKTELGKLGVRDVEQALETTINPARLKCATLGVVAVQKAVEGKKG, from the coding sequence ATGTATGACTCTTTGTTGTTAGATCACTACCACCACCCGCGGAACACGGGCAAAATAGACCCGGCTGATGCCCAGCACCGCGAACCTAATCCGCTGTGCGGAGATGTGATTGAAGTTTTTCTGAAGTTTGATGCAGACGGTAAAGTATTGGAAGTAAAATGGACGGGCGAAGGCTGCGCCGTGAGCCAAGCTAGTATGTCAGTAGTGTCGGATACGTTGGTTGGAAAAACCAAGACTGAATTGGGTAAGCTTGGTGTGCGTGATGTTGAGCAGGCTTTGGAAACGACCATCAACCCAGCGCGGCTGAAGTGTGCGACATTGGGTGTGGTCGCGGTGCAGAAAGCAGTGGAAGGGAAGAAGGGGTAG
- a CDS encoding ferredoxin produces the protein MPFKSIVVDREKCISAASCVAVAPEVFELDGEGKAIIKNATGNDDQTIIDAAKACPTQAIIIVDEAGKQIVP, from the coding sequence ATGCCATTCAAGAGCATTGTGGTTGACCGGGAAAAGTGCATTTCTGCTGCAAGCTGCGTGGCCGTGGCGCCAGAAGTATTTGAATTAGATGGCGAAGGCAAGGCGATTATTAAAAATGCTACGGGGAATGATGACCAAACCATCATTGATGCGGCAAAGGCTTGTCCGACCCAAGCAATTATCATTGTTGATGAAGCTGGGAAGCAAATAGTTCCGTAG
- a CDS encoding cupredoxin domain-containing protein — protein sequence MRTTARFAAVLVVGSVLLVGCTAANTNSATNTIVVLDLVNEPVVNVNSQVNVNAALGNANSSAQNSNVHATNVNSALQSTKKVTITATGFSPASLTIAKGTAITWTNRSGSPAKVASNPHPTSTDLPGLVSAILADGETYSYTFTQVGTWGYHDHEHPTVKGSIIVE from the coding sequence ATGCGTACGACCGCGCGTTTTGCCGCCGTACTCGTGGTTGGGAGCGTACTCTTGGTTGGCTGTACTGCAGCGAACACGAATTCGGCAACGAACACCATTGTTGTTTTGGATTTGGTCAATGAACCTGTAGTGAACGTGAATAGCCAGGTAAATGTGAATGCTGCGCTAGGGAACGCTAACAGCAGCGCGCAGAATAGCAATGTGCATGCAACAAACGTGAATTCTGCCCTGCAGAGTACAAAGAAAGTGACCATCACCGCTACAGGTTTTTCTCCTGCATCACTCACAATCGCGAAGGGCACGGCTATCACGTGGACCAACCGTTCAGGATCGCCCGCAAAGGTTGCGTCAAATCCTCACCCAACGTCTACAGACTTGCCTGGGCTTGTTTCCGCCATCCTTGCTGATGGTGAAACGTACAGCTATACTTTTACGCAAGTGGGCACCTGGGGGTATCATGATCATGAACATCCTACAGTGAAGGGGAGTATCATCGTTGAGTAA
- a CDS encoding thymidine phosphorylase: MFILRAKRFDLSTGGQPFVVVLRNEDGKNFGIHAGDRIVLQVDGQKLTAQADLTHRRVRVGEIGLFREVWKAGKVKNGQPIRIAPQGRPASIEAIKAKLLGKHLREQDMFAIVQDIVNHRIGTTELTYFVASSFFREYTHAELYALTKAIAETGDQLRFGPKIVADKHSVGGLAGNRTTMVAIPIIASLGICIPKTSSRAITSPSGTADTMEVLAPVSLSLEKIHRVVKQHHGCLVWGGGLQLAPADDIIIKASRALSLEPYSKMIVSIMAKKVAMGVTHLVIDMPYGPTTKIPDLRTAQRLGTKFRYLGKRFGIKVRVAMIEARQPVGQGIGPALEARDVLRVLQQKEYRPKDLEEKAITLAGMLIELVGMARKGTGASVARDQLVSLKAWKSMQGIIKSQGGKADLDSEDVTLGAKRLRVHATRSGKIRAMNNRAIDELARSLGAPDDKVAGLHLRHRLGDKVVAGEVLYTCYASTAARLQLAAAAMKHVRVYTLGK, encoded by the coding sequence ATGTTCATCCTTCGAGCCAAGCGTTTTGATTTGAGCACCGGCGGCCAACCTTTTGTGGTTGTACTGCGGAACGAGGACGGGAAGAATTTTGGCATTCACGCGGGTGATCGTATTGTCCTGCAGGTGGATGGGCAGAAGCTTACGGCGCAGGCTGACCTGACGCACCGGCGCGTGCGCGTGGGGGAAATTGGGTTATTCCGCGAAGTGTGGAAAGCGGGCAAGGTGAAAAATGGCCAACCCATTCGCATTGCCCCGCAAGGACGCCCGGCATCTATTGAAGCCATTAAAGCCAAGCTGTTGGGTAAGCACCTGCGGGAGCAGGACATGTTTGCCATTGTGCAGGATATCGTCAACCATCGAATTGGGACAACGGAACTCACGTACTTCGTTGCCTCCAGTTTCTTCCGGGAGTACACGCATGCAGAGCTGTACGCGTTGACGAAGGCAATTGCCGAAACCGGGGATCAGCTGCGCTTTGGACCCAAGATTGTGGCTGACAAGCACTCGGTGGGAGGTCTGGCTGGAAATCGGACGACCATGGTTGCCATTCCCATCATTGCTAGCTTGGGTATTTGCATTCCCAAGACATCGTCGCGCGCTATCACTAGCCCATCCGGCACAGCAGATACCATGGAAGTACTGGCCCCGGTTTCGCTGAGCTTGGAAAAAATTCACCGAGTGGTGAAGCAGCATCACGGCTGCCTTGTTTGGGGTGGGGGGTTGCAGCTCGCACCGGCAGACGACATTATCATCAAAGCCTCCCGCGCACTTTCCTTGGAACCGTACTCCAAGATGATTGTTTCCATTATGGCGAAGAAGGTTGCAATGGGCGTGACGCACTTGGTGATTGATATGCCGTATGGCCCAACCACCAAGATTCCTGACCTGCGTACTGCGCAACGTTTGGGGACAAAGTTCCGGTACCTGGGCAAGCGTTTTGGCATAAAGGTCCGCGTGGCAATGATTGAAGCACGGCAGCCGGTTGGCCAGGGGATTGGCCCAGCCCTGGAAGCGCGTGACGTACTCCGCGTGCTGCAGCAGAAAGAGTACCGACCCAAAGACTTGGAAGAGAAAGCCATTACCCTGGCGGGTATGCTCATTGAATTGGTTGGCATGGCGCGGAAGGGCACGGGCGCTAGCGTTGCTCGGGATCAGCTGGTGAGCCTCAAAGCCTGGAAGAGCATGCAGGGCATTATTAAGAGCCAGGGTGGGAAGGCGGATTTGGATTCTGAAGACGTGACGTTGGGAGCGAAGCGTTTGCGCGTGCACGCCACCCGTAGCGGGAAAATTCGTGCCATGAATAATCGAGCAATCGATGAACTAGCGCGCAGCTTGGGTGCGCCAGATGACAAGGTCGCTGGGCTGCACCTGCGCCATCGGTTGGGGGACAAGGTTGTGGCTGGTGAGGTGCTCTACACCTGCTACGCCAGTACCGCTGCTCGCCTGCAGTTAGCCGCTGCAGCAATGAAGCACGTGCGCGTGTATACCCTGGGGAAGTAG
- a CDS encoding BlaI/MecI/CopY family transcriptional regulator, whose amino-acid sequence MQGKRTVPGLGSLETVIMEALWKTQEASVRDVLEAIGNGYAYTTVMTVMQRLQEKGVLRRRLVDGAYLYQAVAARDQYAKETVQKMLDQLVDGFGDVALAQFLDTLDEVSPERLQRLRTKLQQEKRRK is encoded by the coding sequence ATGCAGGGAAAACGCACAGTTCCAGGGCTAGGTTCACTCGAAACCGTCATAATGGAAGCCCTGTGGAAAACCCAGGAAGCTTCGGTGCGGGACGTGCTGGAAGCAATTGGGAATGGGTATGCGTACACCACCGTCATGACCGTCATGCAACGCCTGCAAGAGAAGGGCGTGCTGCGTCGACGGCTGGTGGATGGTGCCTACCTCTACCAGGCAGTAGCAGCGCGTGACCAGTATGCGAAGGAGACGGTGCAGAAGATGCTCGACCAGCTCGTTGATGGTTTTGGTGATGTTGCCCTAGCACAATTCTTAGATACCCTAGACGAAGTATCACCCGAACGTTTGCAACGCTTGCGGACAAAGCTGCAGCAAGAAAAACGACGCAAATGA
- a CDS encoding M56 family metallopeptidase, whose amino-acid sequence MKSTRILTLQVMSAGLLLGTLLWLLVQFVPHAWTTLQDVSHGIAYACTAAWATITQQQLIFTIVGLSLIGLLGIRLVVQGWQATRQQRKASPAEVPPSVDVLSVAADAGLDVSRLGIVDDERPYAYTRGIRYPEVMVSVGALQRLTRSELRAVLEHEGHHLRTREPLRRLLIHLATRWLPVRPLRRQLLTSYVIASEVEADLQVHNQQALGEAILRLGQLPGIATVTVAGFSPLDARIERLLDATYRPSSALSIRYVFGALAIAIALVVATPSTLAAWFGGQHMQQTSAHLAVCKQEHERALQSQERVQTCGPQSTPQSCMGVLH is encoded by the coding sequence ATGAAGAGTACGCGTATACTCACATTGCAAGTCATGAGTGCTGGGTTACTACTCGGCACACTGCTTTGGTTGCTTGTGCAGTTTGTACCTCATGCTTGGACGACGCTACAGGATGTGTCGCACGGCATTGCGTACGCTTGTACTGCTGCGTGGGCGACAATCACCCAGCAGCAACTGATCTTCACCATTGTCGGCCTCAGCCTCATTGGACTTCTTGGTATTCGATTGGTAGTACAAGGATGGCAAGCAACCCGTCAGCAGCGAAAAGCATCCCCTGCGGAAGTTCCACCATCTGTTGATGTGCTGTCCGTTGCTGCTGATGCAGGTTTGGATGTGAGTCGGCTGGGCATTGTGGACGACGAGCGGCCATACGCGTACACGCGCGGCATTCGGTATCCAGAAGTTATGGTGTCTGTGGGCGCGTTGCAGCGTTTGACCCGGTCAGAATTGCGCGCTGTGTTGGAGCATGAAGGCCACCATCTACGAACTCGGGAGCCACTTCGACGTTTGCTCATTCACCTGGCAACCCGTTGGTTGCCAGTGCGTCCACTCCGGCGGCAGCTGCTCACCAGTTACGTCATTGCATCTGAGGTGGAAGCTGATCTCCAGGTCCACAACCAGCAAGCTCTGGGTGAAGCGATTCTACGTTTGGGTCAATTGCCCGGCATAGCAACAGTTACGGTTGCGGGTTTCAGCCCACTGGATGCCAGAATTGAACGGTTACTCGATGCAACGTACCGGCCATCTTCGGCACTTTCCATACGTTACGTCTTTGGGGCACTGGCTATTGCTATTGCGCTTGTCGTGGCTACTCCTAGTACACTGGCCGCATGGTTTGGCGGACAGCATATGCAGCAGACCTCTGCGCATTTGGCAGTCTGCAAGCAGGAGCATGAGCGGGCGCTCCAGTCCCAAGAGCGTGTGCAGACGTGTGGTCCGCAATCCACCCCACAATCTTGCATGGGTGTGCTTCACTAA